Genomic segment of Engystomops pustulosus chromosome 8, aEngPut4.maternal, whole genome shotgun sequence:
AATTTGCACAAACTGTATTATTTAGAGACAGGAATTAGCTGATGAGCTCCGAGCAGTGTCTGTATCGTGTTCAAAATGTGTCCTCTTTGTTGCAGCACATGTGGGATCAGGAGAAGGATCATTTGAAGAAGTTTAACGAATTAATGGTTTCCAACAGAGTTCGTCCGACAGCGCTGCTGCCCTTCTGGAACGTGGCGGGGTTTGCTTTAGGTGAGTTATTCTCCTACTTTATTTGGGACTAAGGCAAAAATCTGCTACCTAATGTCCCCGACCAGGTGTAAATGACTGGTGATCTATAGAGAACGGTTTATCAACTATGAATAACTATGGAAGAACACTGGTACAGTCATTCCTcgggttaaattttttttttttgggtctctgtgacaattggatttaaaaaaaatgttatattgtcatcagaaccaggattaccaatacagcttaattgcagacaccaatgagaactgttatagctgtttattgtagcctggggttaaagttcagtaaattaccaattaccagaggtccgtttgtaagtaagggtcgtctgtaagtcaggtgttcttaagtaggggaccgcctgtatttgcatCCAGGATTCAGCCACAGATTTAGTGAAGAAGTAGCAGCTTTTACCATAGTAGAGCTGCATTGTGTGAACCTAAATTTGCTCATTTTGCCTGccgctacatacatacatacagtgggtacggaaagtattcagacccttttacatttttcactctttgtttgattgtagctaattggtaagatcaaaaacatttccccatattttttttttctcttttctcagGGTTTGGGACTGCTCTACTGGGGAGGAAAGGTGCCATGGCCTGCACTGTGGCTGTAGAGGAGACCATATCTAATCATTATAACAATCAGATCCGAACTCTTATGGAGAGGGATCCGGAGAAGCACAAAGAACTGCTACAGGTATCCAAGCAGGACTCAGCCGGGATCAGGTCTTATTATGACAATGATTAGTTACAATTATATTGTTTATTGATCTACAGACAATAAAGAAGTTTCGGGATGATGAGATGGAGCACCATGATACAGGGCTGCAGCACGACGCAGAACTGGTAAGTTATGGAGATTTCTCACTGATTCTACATCAGTTATCTGACATAGAAATAATCAGTGAAATAttcgcaaattcttgcactgcaatTCAAATTGCGTATATGTCACCTCtacaccaagtgggcatggatgGGGCATAGAGGAGCATGGCGCCTGGTGGAGGGGGTGTAGAGGACCATGGCGCCCGGTGGAGGGGATGGTAACGGGGCATCGTTTTATCTGGCCGTACACAGAGTGGACGAAGTTGTTGGTGCCCCTCGTTAAATGAAAGTAAAACCCACAATGGTTACAGAAATAACTTGAAAGACAAATGGTAGTTCCCCTGAGAAAAATGCGAGCAAAGGAGCATGTTAAGGGTACGTTAAAGAGTAGATTTGCCTGACTACATTGCTGTTAaccaaatgcatgcgttaacacaatcattaacacaatgttaacacatgcaattGTTAACGCCATATTAACACATGtgatttgtaaatgcaatgttataaGCAATGTAATCAATTGTtctgatgcattttaaaaaatgttactgtCACGTGCGAATGCACCTTCAATTGGTGTGTCCACCAATTAGCATCACATCCAATCTAGTAATTGGTCTGTggcctgtatatagggctacagcttctcgctgtgctgtatatagggctacagcttctcgctgtgctgtatatagggctacagcttctcgctgtgctgtatatagggctacagcttctcgctgtgctgtatatagggctacagctactcacggtgctgtatgtagggctaCGGCTACTcgcggtgctgtatgtagggctaTGGCTACTcgcggtgctgtatgtagggctacggctactcactgtgctgtgtgtagggctACGGCttctcgctgtgctgtatataggactacagcttatcacggtgctgtatgtagggctaCGGCTACTcgcggtgctgtatgtagggctaCGGCttctcgctgtgctgtatataggactacagcttatcacggtgctgtatgtagggctaCGGCTACTcgcggtgctgtatgtagggctaCGGCttctcgctgtgctgtatataggactacagcttatcacggtgctgtatgtagggctaCGGCTACTcgcggtgctgtatgtagggctaCGGCTACTcgcggtgctgtatgtagggctacggctactcactgtgctgtgtgtagggctACGGCttctcgctgtgctgtatataggactacagcttctcacggtgctgtatgtagggctacggctactcacggtgctgtatgtagggctacggctactcactgtgctgtgtgtagggctacggctactcactgtgctgtatgtagggctacggctactcacggtgctgtatgtagggctacggctactcactgtgctgtatgtagggctacggctactcactgtgctgtatgtagggctacagctactcactgtgctgtatgtagggctacggctactcactgtgctgtatgtagggctACGGCTACTCACCATGGACCAGAGGAAGAGAAGGAAAGAGTTCTCGGGAGcttagaaaaaaattacaaacaagCATGTTAAAGGTAAATGTTATGAAATGTTATCTCCAAGCAGCTTGAAGTTCCTGTGACTACAGTTTCACATATTATTCAGAAATGTAAGATCTATGGGACTGTTGTCAACCTCCCTGGACGTGGACACAGAAGGAAAATTGATGACAAATCAAAGAGATGAAATATACGAATGGTAAAAAAGCTTTTTCTAAAGAGAATAATGGTGAACTTCAAGCTCAAGGAACATCTGTGTCAGATCGCACCGTCGTTATTTGAGCCAAAGTGGATTTGATGGGAGACGACCAAGGACATCATTGCTGAAAACAAATCCTAAAAAAACAAGACTGGAATTTACAAAACTGCATGTGGACAAGCCACGTAGCTTCTAGGAGaatcaaactttttggcaagGCACATCCGCTGTTTGTTCAGACGGAAAAATAAAGCATATCTGTCCTTAATGTGACAAATAGAGTAGGCTCTGTTAGGCTGCTCTGCTGCATCTGGCACAGGGGGTCTTGAATCTGTGCTGGGTACAATGATATCTCAAGACTATCAAGAGATATGTGCTACTCGGTGTCAGAAAGCTTGGGCCCGGTCACAGGTCAGGGGTCTTGCAACAGGATAATGATCCAAAACACTCAGCTAAAAACACCTAAGAACGGGTAAGAGGAAACATTGGACTATTCTGAAGTGGCTTCTGTGATCCCCGACCTAAATCCTGTTTAGCATCTTTGGAAGGAGCTGAAACCTGTCGTCTGGAAAAGGCCAAACCCCGGACACCCGGAGCAGTTTCCTCATGACTAGTGCCCCAAAATACCTGCTGAGAGGAGCAGACGTCTCATTGACAATTAAACAAATTGCGTGATTGAAGCGATTGCCTCAACAGGTTGTGCAACGAAATATAAAGTTAAAAGACCATGAAGTCTGCCCAGGTCTGTTTCAGGAGTTTGATTCTTTAGAACATTCTGTTTAAGCCTTGAGGAAAAGCAATctctgcctttcatttgttcataGTCAATgaaattttagatatttttgtCAGATTATTTCTGTGACCgttgtgggtttttctttcattacCGAGTGgcaccaacaattttgtccatgtgtgtatatatgtaatttggCGGACCTGATGGAGGACTGACATTCTCCCCATAAGTATTATGTTTATCCAGCAGTCCTAAATGgtaactatgggggagatttataaatgCCCCCCTCCCCAAACCTCTACTCCTCACCCGGCAAAATTACACCAGACCTGGCGTAGGATTGCTGaaaagactgcaaatgaacactCACAGGTTTTCAGAAAGCATGTTGGTGGCCGCGttcacatggcgtggaggtggcgtacTTGCAAATGTAATCGCAATTTCTTTCAGAGCGTAAGCAATCGTCAGCGCTTCTATGTTAGAAACTGGCATAAAAGAGCTGATAAATCTCACAAGACGCTGCGGCTGTGCAAAGACGCTGCGACTGCTGGTATCTCGCTTTAAGGGTTAAACGTCGGCCTGATGGGGCAGATCTCTCTAGGACAATGGTGATGAACCTTTTAGAGGAGGAGAAATCTGGATTATcactgtagcttccctccagagcCCCCTGAACAAGAATAATTgctgggcccagagcaggaggtctaatgataatccagccctgtctgcCCTTTCTTACTCTTACTGCAGTCCGAGGCAGCACAGGATGTAAGGCTATAAAATACAGCTACGTGTGGCTCGTCCTGGGCTACAtgggacagcaggaggaggccttgagtccctcTGGCGAACTCTGGGCAggggtgatagcctgggtgcccactgagcGGACTCTTGAGTGCCAACTGTGCCATGGGCTCGATGCCACTCCTCTAAGAGGCTGCTTTCCAGAAAACCTAATCCTTACACATTACTTTTAATCAACAAGTAAAGGAGGTTTTAATGTGTCCAATGAATTCCTTTCTCTTGTCCGCAGGCTCCGGCTTATTTCCTGCTGAAGAACGCCATACAAGTGGGATGTCGGGCCGCCGTCTACCTGTCAGAACGCATATAAGGAAAAGGACGTTTCGATAATAACAATGAATGTCTCTTTTGGGCAAAAAAGtgacaattatttttttatattttggaggtGAAACTGCCGCCTACAGACGTGAGAATTTGGGGTGTTCTATAATCGGCCACTAGGTGGCGGTGTGGATCCTCACGCTAATCTGCAGACTCTTGTTGTGGGTCTTTGTTTCTATGTTGGAGGCCGCCTCTGTGTGAGAATGTATTCCCTCCATGTGCTGCCATTAAAATAGCCTAATTGAAGTTTTTTTTCATGTTACTGTTCCTGTTAGTTGCATAACGCCAACATATTCCAGAGCAATGTACAAAGACCACAGTCTATTTCCAACGTGTCTTGTTGTGCTATTTAGCTGTAACTAAGTCCTATTAAAGCAAACTTCTAAACtgcattcttaaccccttaaggacgcagggttttttcactcatttctcgctctccaccttcaaaaatccataaccttttcatttttccgtgtacagacctgtgtgagggcttattttgtgcgtaacaaattttactttcccgtaatgttatttattttaacatgccgtgtactgcgaagcggaaaaaaaattccaaatgtggaaaaattgaaaaaaaacgttcttgtgggctcagtttttacgactttgactgtgcactcaaaataacacctcagctttattctttggttcggtgcgatcgcggtgataccaaatttatttaggttttattgtgttttaatacatttcaaaaattaaacgaatgtgtacaaaaaagaaaaaaaattttttgccatcttctgacgctaataactttttcatactttggtgcacggaaatgtgtgaggggtcattttttgcgaaaggtgtaaaagtcgcatttcggacatttgggcgccatttcccgcctcggaggtcaccgccggccataaccgtttttaaattttgatcgggcattttgggatgcgacgATGCCtattgtctgtgatttttactgtttattatgttttatatcagttctagggaaaggggggtgatttgaatttttaatattttattaattttttaaaattttttaaactttttttttttttctttcactaattcttagatcatctagggtacattaaccctagatggtcagatcgctcctaccatatactgcaatacttctgtattgcaatatatgacatttttgcagctcatgcattacaatgagccactggctcattgtaacgaatctgcagaagccagatagcctcgggtcaaacgaaagcaatgaaagggttaatagccgcgatcggtgcaagcaccgaccgcggttattagcggtgggggtttgctgcaatatgcaacaacccccacccttttatgaagaggactcagcccgggagccctcttcaaacattcccagtacctctgcgccgtagagctacggcgcagagtgttaaggggttaaggggcttTTCCCAAAACATACAGTTACCCTCTATATCCACAGGAAAGGGGTTAAATCTATGATCACAGGGGAAAACTACAGCCAGGACCTTGCAACCCCCTTATCTATATTTTACTACACAAGCCTGGGAGGATTGGAGTTCATCCTCCGCTCTATTGATGTCTATGGGCTGGATTGTCGAATGACCTGATCCCAGAATCCATGcaataaaaatcatctttatttttatagcgccatcatataccatagcgcattaaccccttaaaggacatctaccactgggatcaaggattgtaaatctctgacaggatctgctcttctttaaccccttcgggactcggcctcttttggccttaaggacgcggccccatttgtcaaatctgacctgtgtcactataagtggttatagctttggaacgctatgagatatcc
This window contains:
- the COQ7 gene encoding 5-demethoxyubiquinone hydroxylase, mitochondrial, with product MMERAAALLRLRQVYCSVSRAPGVVCGAAVHAGSVRHYSSGLYTEEEKALLDRIIRVDHAGEYGADRIYAGQMAVLGRSSVGPIIQHMWDQEKDHLKKFNELMVSNRVRPTALLPFWNVAGFALGFGTALLGRKGAMACTVAVEETISNHYNNQIRTLMERDPEKHKELLQTIKKFRDDEMEHHDTGLQHDAELAPAYFLLKNAIQVGCRAAVYLSERI